DNA from Demetria terragena DSM 11295:
CAATTCTCCCGTCGAGCGCCTGGTCTGGCGAGCAAGATGCTGCGCGGCGCGGCACGGCGCACCGTCGGGGAGACGTACGACGATCGCGACTTCACCCCGCCGTACCAGCCGTGGGACCAGCGCCTCTGCATCATCCCGAACGGAGACTTCTTCCATTCCTTGCGCAAGGGCGACGCGAGCATCGTCACCGACACCATCGAGGAGTTCCGGCCCGAGGGCATCCACACCACAGGCGGGACGGTGATCAAGGCGGACATCGTGGTCACGGCGACCGGCCTCACCATCGAGTTCGCGGGTGGCGCCACCTTCGACATCGACGGCGAGTCACTCCAGATCTCGGACCGATTTGTCTATCGCGGTTGCATGCTCGAGGGCGCTCCCAACCTCGGGCTAGCGGTGGGATATGTGAACGCTTCTTGGACCTTGCGCGCGGATTTGTCAGCGCGCTTCTTCAGCCGGGTTGTCGATCACACGCGTCGCACGGGCAAAGCGGCCTTCGTGCCGCGTCCAACCGGGGCAATGGAGGCGCGCCCCTTCCTTGATCTAGCAAGCGGGTACGTCCAGCGCGCCAGCGGCTCACTGCCCAAGAGCGGCGACCGGGCGCCGTGGCTCGTCCGGCAGAACTATCTGCTCGATGCGGTCGAGATCCGTCGCGCCACCATGGACGACGACCTGGACTATGTCGCGCGGGCGCAGACCAGGGAAGGCTTGCGATCGTGAACGACAACTACCAGTTTCCTGCGTGGATCGCGCAGGCCGGACTGGCCGTCATTGTCGGTTCGCTGGTCATTGCGCTGGCCGTTCGATCAGTTCGGCGCACGAAGCGCTCGGGAATGTCACCGGGCGGCCCGCTCCTGTTTCTCCGCGGCGTGCGCAAGTCCTATCGAGGTCGGCCGGTGGTGCGTGGCATCGACCTGATCGTGGCGCCCGGTGAGGTTCTCGGCATCCTGGGGCCTAACGGTGCCGGGAAGACGACACTGATGCGGATCGCAACAGGCTTGGTCTATGCCGATGGCGGATCCGTGCACCATCCAGATGGTCCAGACCTTGCGTTCGGTGCGGCGATCGCTCGACCTGGTGTGCTTCCCCATCTGAGTGGTCGCGCCAATCTGGAGCTGGCGTGGGCGGCCACCGGCCGACCCGATCACGAGGCGTATCTCGCCGAAGCGATCGCTGGTGGTGGCCTGACTGACGCCGAACTCGACCGCCGCGCAGGCGATTACAGCCAAGGAACCGCTCAGCGGCTGGCGATTGCATTGGCCATGCTGGGGCGCCCGCAGTTGCTCATTTTGGACGAGCCGACGAACGGCCTTGACCCGGTGCAGATTGAGCATCAACGCGATGTGCTGACGTCGTACGCCCAAGGTGGCCGAGGCGTGGCGGTCTCCACCCATCTGCTGGATGAGGCCGCTCGGATGTGCACCCGAATCGTGGTGGTGAACGACGGCGAAGTGGTGGGCGAGCTGGATGGGCCGGCGCTGTATGCACCGCACGAAAGCGTGGTGGAGACCCTGACCTCGTTTTACCGCCAAGCGGTGGGAGGTACGCGATGACCTCGCAGATGCTGCAGGTGCGGGTCGAGGCGCGCCGCATGTATCGACGTCCGGCATGTGCCCTGGTCCTTGTCCTGGCCGCGGCCTTCCCGCTGCTGCCACTCCTGCTGGCCGCAGTCGGGTCAACGCAGACCGTCCTTGGCTCCCAAGAGGTGACTGCATTCGCGGAGAGCAGCGGACTGTCCTTCACGACTTTTACGTTCCTGCTCGCTGGCCAACTGGTCGTGCCGACGGTGGCGGCGTATTTCTTCGGCGAGTCTCTCGCGCGCGACGCGGAATGGGGGTCCCTTCGCAGCCTCATCGTGGCGGGAGCGAGTCGCGGCCGGATCCTTGAGGTCAAAGCCTTGTGTGCAGCGGCGGCAACTGGCGTGGTGATCGTTGGCTGTGCCGTCACCACCCTGGCTGTCGGCGTGTTGTTCTACGGCTCGGGTTCACTGGATGCTCCCGGCAATTCGAGTATCGCGTTCGGCCCCGGAGTCGGCCGCGTCGGCCTGATGGTGCTCACGATGTTGCTGTGCAATCTGTGGATCGCAGCGCTGGCCTTCCTGCTGTCCGCGTGGTCGCACGGCA
Protein-coding regions in this window:
- a CDS encoding ABC transporter ATP-binding protein — translated: MNDNYQFPAWIAQAGLAVIVGSLVIALAVRSVRRTKRSGMSPGGPLLFLRGVRKSYRGRPVVRGIDLIVAPGEVLGILGPNGAGKTTLMRIATGLVYADGGSVHHPDGPDLAFGAAIARPGVLPHLSGRANLELAWAATGRPDHEAYLAEAIAGGGLTDAELDRRAGDYSQGTAQRLAIALAMLGRPQLLILDEPTNGLDPVQIEHQRDVLTSYAQGGRGVAVSTHLLDEAARMCTRIVVVNDGEVVGELDGPALYAPHESVVETLTSFYRQAVGGTR
- a CDS encoding ABC transporter permease; translation: MTSQMLQVRVEARRMYRRPACALVLVLAAAFPLLPLLLAAVGSTQTVLGSQEVTAFAESSGLSFTTFTFLLAGQLVVPTVAAYFFGESLARDAEWGSLRSLIVAGASRGRILEVKALCAAAATGVVIVGCAVTTLAVGVLFYGSGSLDAPGNSSIAFGPGVGRVGLMVLTMLLCNLWIAALAFLLSAWSHGNPLTAVGGPLMVLLISHLLGTFPGLGYARDFLPTRSHGTWMVWAYDPVPTDILSWGVFVSVLYAALFGIAAVVAFQTRDISA